Proteins encoded by one window of Streptomyces uncialis:
- a CDS encoding threonine aldolase family protein, with product MDSSTEPPDGAVEEAGELSQARRRAAFRGAARTLWRPGTDATLAERLAELTGTAGDSHDLSDGVDVYGDGVVAALEGRVAELLGTEAAAFFPTGTMAQQVALRCWAARTGNPVVALHPLAHPEVHERDALSVLSGLRTVHPTTERRQPTADEIRDLDEPFGTLMLELPLREAGFLLPTWDGLNDLVDAARARDAVVHLDGARLWECAPHFGRSLREVAALADSVYVSFYKSLNGIGGAALAGPASLVDEARAWRHRYGGQVFQQFPTALSALAGLDRELPRLPEYVAHARTVADALRTGLTRARVPWFRVHPEVPHTHQFQVWLPYDADTLTRAAVRQAEETGTALFRGWHPGAAPGLSVTEVTVAGPGTEWTPADVVRAVAGFVARVPVPASVPVPVPGPDGEAGPGPG from the coding sequence ATGGACTCATCGACCGAGCCCCCGGACGGGGCCGTGGAGGAAGCCGGGGAGCTGTCCCAGGCCCGCCGGAGGGCCGCGTTCCGCGGTGCCGCGCGGACCCTGTGGCGCCCCGGCACGGACGCCACCCTGGCCGAGCGGCTGGCGGAGCTCACCGGGACGGCGGGCGACAGCCACGATCTGTCCGACGGGGTCGACGTGTACGGCGACGGGGTGGTCGCCGCCCTGGAGGGCCGGGTCGCCGAGCTGCTGGGCACGGAGGCCGCGGCGTTCTTCCCGACCGGCACGATGGCGCAGCAGGTCGCGCTGCGCTGCTGGGCGGCCCGGACGGGCAACCCTGTGGTGGCGCTGCATCCGCTCGCCCATCCGGAGGTGCACGAACGGGACGCGCTGAGCGTGCTGAGCGGTCTGCGGACCGTCCATCCGACCACCGAGCGGCGCCAGCCCACGGCCGACGAGATCAGGGACCTGGACGAGCCGTTCGGCACGCTCATGCTGGAACTGCCCCTGCGGGAAGCGGGTTTCCTGCTGCCCACCTGGGACGGGCTGAACGACCTGGTGGACGCCGCCCGCGCGCGGGACGCCGTCGTCCATCTCGACGGGGCGCGGCTGTGGGAGTGCGCGCCGCACTTCGGGCGGTCCCTGCGGGAGGTGGCCGCGCTCGCGGACAGCGTGTACGTGTCGTTCTACAAGTCGCTGAACGGCATCGGGGGCGCCGCGCTGGCCGGTCCCGCGTCGCTGGTCGACGAGGCACGCGCGTGGCGGCACCGTTACGGCGGCCAGGTCTTCCAGCAGTTCCCGACGGCCTTGTCCGCGCTCGCCGGACTGGACCGTGAACTGCCCCGGCTGCCGGAGTACGTGGCCCACGCGCGCACGGTGGCCGACGCGCTGCGCACCGGCCTCACCCGCGCGCGGGTGCCGTGGTTCCGGGTCCATCCGGAGGTCCCGCACACCCATCAGTTCCAGGTGTGGCTCCCTTACGACGCGGACACGCTCACCCGGGCCGCGGTGCGCCAGGCGGAGGAGACCGGTACCGCCCTGTTCCGCGGCTGGCACCCGGGGGCGGCGCCGGGCCTGTCGGTGACCGAGGTGACGGTCGCGGGGCCGGGGACGGAATGGACCCCGGCGGACGTGGTCCGGGCGGTGGCCGGGTTCGTCGCCCGGGTGCCCGTACCGGCGTCCGTGCCCGTGCCCGTACCCGGGCCGGACGGGGAAGCGGGGCCGGGGCCGGGGTAG
- a CDS encoding Rossmann-like and DUF2520 domain-containing protein gives MNTPHPPDPRDRPARLSVGVVGAGRVGPVLAASLQLAGHRPVAVSGVSETSVRRAAQLLPDVPLVSPAEVLARADLVLLTVPDDALPGLVEGLADTGAVRPGQLIAHTSGRYGAKVLDPALRAGALPLALHPAMTFTGTAVDVQRLAGCSFGVTAPDELRMAAEALVIEMGGEPEWIAEESRPLYHAALALGANHLVTLVAQAMELLREAGVAAPDRMLGPLLGAALDNALRSGDAALTGPVARGDAGTVAAHVTELRAHAPGMVAGYLAMARATADRALAHGTLKPELAEDLLGVLGGDPEGPAT, from the coding sequence GTGAACACACCTCACCCCCCCGACCCCAGGGACCGCCCCGCGCGCCTGTCGGTGGGCGTCGTCGGAGCCGGCCGGGTGGGTCCCGTGCTGGCCGCCTCGCTCCAGCTCGCCGGACACCGCCCGGTAGCCGTCTCCGGGGTCTCCGAGACCTCGGTGCGCCGCGCGGCCCAACTGCTGCCCGATGTGCCGCTGGTGTCGCCCGCGGAGGTCCTGGCGCGCGCGGACCTGGTCCTGCTGACCGTCCCGGACGACGCGCTGCCCGGACTCGTGGAAGGGCTCGCCGACACCGGCGCCGTCCGCCCCGGTCAGCTCATCGCGCACACCTCCGGACGGTACGGCGCCAAGGTGCTCGACCCGGCGCTGCGCGCGGGGGCGCTGCCGCTGGCCCTGCACCCCGCGATGACGTTCACCGGCACCGCCGTGGACGTGCAGCGCCTCGCCGGATGCTCCTTCGGGGTCACCGCGCCCGACGAACTGCGGATGGCCGCCGAGGCCCTGGTCATCGAGATGGGCGGCGAGCCCGAGTGGATCGCCGAGGAGTCCCGGCCGCTGTACCACGCGGCCCTCGCGCTCGGCGCGAACCACCTGGTCACCCTGGTCGCGCAGGCCATGGAGCTGCTGCGCGAGGCGGGGGTCGCCGCCCCCGACCGGATGCTCGGCCCGCTGCTCGGCGCGGCCCTCGACAACGCCCTGCGCTCCGGGGACGCCGCCCTGACCGGCCCCGTCGCGCGCGGGGACGCCGGTACGGTCGCCGCGCATGTCACCGAACTGCGCGCGCACGCCCCCGGGATGGTCGCCGGATATCTGGCGATGGCCCGCGCCACCGCCGACCGGGCGCTCGCCCACGGCACCCTGAAGCCCGAACTCGCCGAGGACCTGCTCGGCGTCCTCGGCGGAGACCCGGAAGGGCCCGCGACATGA
- the panC gene encoding pantoate--beta-alanine ligase has translation MSVRLLRTAERLHTPATGTGAGGGGIDAPARVPAAPRRAVVMTMGALHEGHATLIRTARERVGPGGEVVVTVFVNPLQFGAGEDLDRYPRTLDADVELAGRAGADIVLAPSADEVYPGGALQVRVSAGPMGERLEGASRPGHFDGMLTVVAKLLHLTRPDVALYGQKDAQQLALIRRMSRDLNFGVEIVGVPTVREADGLAMSSRNRYLSPAERRTALSLSQALFAGRDRHAAQEALRARAELAPATHARAEALGALGESRAAADAHAVAQVAPGAPAAVRAAAGIVLDAATRLRPPLTLDYLALVDPSDFTEVPDTYTGDAVLTVAARVGTTRLIDNLPLTFGTPASFGGPDTQGAAS, from the coding sequence ATGAGCGTTCGCCTGCTGCGCACCGCGGAGCGGTTGCACACCCCGGCGACCGGTACCGGTGCAGGCGGGGGCGGCATTGACGCCCCCGCGCGCGTGCCCGCCGCTCCCCGCCGGGCCGTCGTGATGACGATGGGCGCCCTCCACGAGGGCCACGCGACCCTGATCCGCACCGCGAGGGAGCGGGTCGGCCCCGGCGGCGAGGTCGTGGTCACCGTCTTCGTCAACCCGCTCCAGTTCGGCGCGGGCGAGGACCTGGACCGCTATCCGCGCACCCTGGACGCCGATGTGGAGCTCGCCGGACGGGCGGGCGCGGACATCGTCCTCGCCCCGTCGGCGGACGAGGTCTACCCGGGCGGCGCACTCCAGGTCCGCGTGTCGGCGGGACCGATGGGGGAGCGGCTGGAGGGCGCGTCCCGGCCCGGCCACTTCGACGGGATGCTGACGGTCGTCGCGAAGCTGCTGCACCTCACCCGCCCCGACGTGGCGCTGTACGGGCAGAAGGACGCCCAGCAGCTCGCCCTCATCCGGCGTATGTCGCGGGACCTGAACTTCGGCGTGGAGATCGTCGGCGTGCCCACCGTCCGGGAGGCCGACGGCCTGGCGATGTCCAGCCGCAACCGCTACCTCTCCCCGGCCGAGCGCCGGACGGCCCTGTCGCTGTCGCAGGCCCTGTTCGCGGGCCGTGACCGGCACGCCGCGCAGGAGGCCCTGCGGGCCCGTGCCGAGCTCGCGCCCGCCACGCACGCGCGTGCCGAGGCCCTCGGAGCGCTGGGGGAGTCCCGTGCCGCGGCCGACGCGCACGCCGTCGCCCAGGTCGCGCCGGGCGCCCCCGCGGCGGTGCGCGCGGCGGCCGGCATCGTCCTGGACGCCGCCACCCGCCTCCGGCCGCCCCTCACCCTCGACTACCTGGCGCTGGTCGACCCGTCCGACTTCACCGAGGTCCCCGACACGTACACCGGTGACGCCGTGCTCACGGTCGCCGCGCGGGTCGGCACCACCCGGCTCATCGACAACCTGCCCCTCACCTTCGGGACGCCCGCGTCCTTCGGCGGGCCCGACACCCAGGGAGCCGCCTCGTGA
- a CDS encoding L-aspartate oxidase, translated as MHAPAPGWSLAADVVVVGSGVAGLTAALRCAAAGLETVVVTKARLDAGSTRWAQGGIAAALGDGDTPQQHLDDTLVAGAGLCDEDAVRLLVTEGPDAVRRLIDTGAHFDESADGGLALTREGGHHRRRIAHAGGDATGAEISRALVDAVRARGIPTVENALVLDLLTDAEGHAAGVTLHVMGEGQHDGVGAVHAPSVVLATGGMGQVYSATTNPAVSTGDGVALALRAGAEVSDLEFVQFHPTVLFLGPDAEGQQPLVSEAVRGEGAHLVDADGVRFMVGQHELAELAPRDIVAKGIMRRMREQGTEHMYLDARHFGADMWERRFPTILAACRAHGMDPVTEPVPVAPAAHYASGGVRTDADGRTTVPGLYACGEVACTGVHGANRLASNSLLEGLVYAERIAADIVRADAAGRPARVPVATARPDAPTDAPTDADLPAPTDVPTRPDEPAESGVRTHTDGPTRADGPAHTDGPAGSDMPAYPLLGADARFRIQRIMTDGAGVLRSAKSLARAAAQLQELHDAARGDLVEHGKTAEPGVDTWETTNLLCVARVLVAAALRREETRGCHWREDHADAVDDWRRHIVVRLAADRALTLTTTRAENFPPTLEPAPAPGPASALAPVPDGTPPRPDAYADAAPAGTPRAGTAPAGPADDASARPTPAGSTGNTPPGTPPHAPADTSPGAPHGPSTADRPTAARPQEH; from the coding sequence CTGCACGCCCCGGCGCCCGGCTGGTCCCTCGCCGCCGACGTCGTCGTGGTGGGCTCCGGAGTCGCCGGGCTCACCGCCGCGCTGCGCTGCGCCGCCGCCGGGCTGGAGACCGTCGTGGTCACCAAGGCCAGGCTGGACGCCGGTTCGACCCGCTGGGCGCAGGGCGGCATAGCGGCGGCCCTCGGCGACGGCGACACCCCGCAGCAGCACCTCGACGACACCCTGGTGGCGGGCGCGGGCCTGTGCGACGAGGACGCCGTACGACTGCTGGTCACCGAGGGCCCCGACGCCGTCCGCAGGCTCATCGACACCGGCGCGCACTTCGACGAGTCCGCCGACGGCGGACTGGCGCTGACCCGGGAGGGCGGCCACCACCGCCGCCGCATCGCCCACGCGGGCGGCGACGCGACCGGCGCGGAGATCTCCCGCGCCCTGGTGGACGCCGTCCGCGCGCGCGGGATACCGACCGTCGAGAACGCGCTCGTCCTCGATCTGCTCACCGACGCCGAGGGCCACGCGGCCGGTGTCACCCTGCATGTGATGGGCGAGGGCCAGCACGACGGCGTGGGCGCCGTCCACGCGCCGTCCGTGGTGCTCGCCACCGGCGGGATGGGCCAGGTCTACTCCGCGACCACCAACCCGGCCGTGTCCACCGGCGACGGGGTCGCCCTGGCCCTGCGCGCGGGCGCCGAGGTCAGCGATCTGGAGTTCGTGCAGTTCCACCCCACGGTGCTGTTCCTCGGCCCGGACGCGGAGGGCCAGCAGCCACTGGTCTCCGAGGCGGTACGCGGTGAGGGCGCCCATCTGGTCGACGCCGACGGGGTGCGCTTCATGGTGGGGCAGCACGAACTGGCCGAGCTGGCGCCCCGGGACATCGTCGCCAAGGGCATCATGCGGCGGATGCGCGAGCAGGGCACCGAGCACATGTACCTGGACGCCCGGCACTTCGGCGCGGACATGTGGGAGCGCCGTTTCCCGACGATCCTCGCCGCCTGCCGCGCCCACGGCATGGACCCGGTCACCGAGCCCGTCCCGGTCGCCCCGGCCGCCCACTACGCCTCCGGCGGCGTCCGTACCGACGCCGACGGCCGCACCACCGTGCCGGGCCTCTACGCGTGCGGTGAGGTCGCCTGCACGGGTGTGCACGGCGCCAACCGGCTGGCGTCCAACTCGCTGCTCGAAGGGCTGGTGTACGCCGAGCGGATCGCCGCCGACATCGTCCGCGCGGACGCCGCCGGACGCCCCGCGCGCGTACCCGTCGCCACGGCCCGCCCGGACGCGCCCACGGACGCGCCCACGGACGCGGACCTACCCGCGCCCACGGACGTACCCACGCGGCCGGACGAACCCGCCGAGTCGGGCGTACGCACGCACACCGACGGACCTACGCGGGCCGACGGACCCGCGCACACCGACGGACCCGCCGGGTCGGACATGCCCGCGTACCCGCTGCTCGGCGCCGACGCCCGGTTCCGTATCCAGCGGATCATGACCGACGGGGCCGGGGTGCTCCGCTCGGCGAAGTCGCTCGCCCGTGCCGCCGCGCAGCTCCAGGAACTCCACGACGCCGCCCGCGGCGACCTCGTGGAGCACGGCAAGACCGCCGAGCCCGGCGTGGACACCTGGGAGACCACCAACCTGCTGTGCGTCGCCCGTGTCCTCGTCGCTGCGGCCCTGCGCCGTGAGGAGACCCGCGGCTGCCACTGGCGGGAGGACCACGCCGACGCCGTCGACGACTGGCGCCGGCACATCGTCGTCCGGCTCGCCGCCGACCGGGCCCTCACCCTCACCACCACGCGCGCGGAGAACTTCCCCCCGACCCTCGAACCCGCACCGGCGCCCGGACCCGCGTCCGCGCTCGCGCCCGTCCCCGACGGAACCCCGCCCCGCCCGGACGCGTACGCTGACGCCGCACCCGCCGGGACCCCGCGCGCGGGAACCGCCCCGGCCGGGCCCGCCGACGACGCGTCCGCGCGGCCGACGCCCGCCGGGAGCACCGGGAACACCCCGCCGGGGACCCCGCCGCACGCACCGGCGGACACCTCCCCAGGGGCGCCGCACGGCCCCAGCACCGCCGACCGCCCGACCGCCGCCCGTCCCCAGGAGCACTGA
- a CDS encoding type III pantothenate kinase — protein sequence MLLTIDVGNTHTVLGLFDGDEIVEHWRISTDARRTADELAVLLQGLMGMHPLLGEELGDGIDGIAICSTVPSVLHELREVTRRYYGDVPAVLVEPGIKTGVPILMDNPKEVGADRIINAVAAVELYGGPAIVVDFGTATTFDAVSARGEYTGGVIAPGIEISVEALGVRGAQLRKIELARPRSVIGKNTVEAMQSGILYGFAGQVDGVVTRMSRELATDPSEVTVIATGGLAPMVLGEASVIDEHEPWLTLIGLRLVYERNIARM from the coding sequence ATGCTGCTGACGATCGACGTGGGCAACACCCACACCGTGCTGGGCCTCTTCGACGGTGACGAGATCGTCGAGCACTGGCGCATCTCCACGGACGCCCGCCGCACCGCCGACGAGCTGGCCGTCCTCCTCCAGGGCCTGATGGGCATGCACCCGCTGCTCGGTGAGGAACTGGGCGACGGCATCGACGGCATCGCCATCTGTTCCACCGTCCCGTCCGTGCTGCACGAGCTGCGCGAGGTCACCCGGCGCTACTACGGCGACGTGCCGGCCGTCCTGGTGGAGCCCGGCATCAAGACCGGGGTGCCGATCCTCATGGACAACCCCAAGGAGGTCGGCGCGGACCGCATCATCAACGCGGTGGCCGCGGTCGAGCTCTACGGCGGTCCCGCGATCGTCGTCGACTTCGGTACGGCGACCACCTTCGACGCGGTCTCCGCGCGCGGGGAGTACACCGGCGGGGTCATCGCCCCCGGCATCGAGATCTCCGTCGAGGCGCTGGGGGTCCGCGGGGCGCAGCTGCGCAAGATCGAGCTGGCGCGGCCCCGCAGCGTGATCGGCAAGAACACCGTGGAGGCCATGCAGTCGGGCATCCTCTACGGGTTCGCGGGCCAGGTCGACGGGGTCGTCACCCGGATGTCCCGTGAGCTGGCCACCGACCCGTCCGAGGTCACCGTCATCGCCACCGGAGGGCTCGCCCCGATGGTTCTCGGCGAGGCGTCCGTGATCGACGAGCACGAGCCGTGGCTGACGCTGATCGGCCTGCGGCTGGTCTACGAACGCAACATCGCCCGGATGTAG
- a CDS encoding BlaI/MecI/CopY family transcriptional regulator encodes MTRVWQWNRPVTVREVLEDIQRDRSIAYTTVMTVLDNLHQKGWVRREAEGRAYRYEAVSTRAAYAAALMNDSWSQSDNPAAALVAFFGMMSPEQREALTDAVRMVQGPENPPSAPPPENPANPPESAESGESGDTEEPADARNAGNPEIPGTENLGTENQGKPANRPPAQNTEGGR; translated from the coding sequence ATGACGCGGGTCTGGCAGTGGAACCGGCCGGTGACCGTTCGGGAAGTCCTGGAAGACATCCAGCGGGATCGCTCGATCGCCTACACCACGGTGATGACCGTCCTGGACAATCTCCATCAGAAGGGCTGGGTACGCCGTGAGGCGGAAGGCCGCGCCTATCGATATGAGGCGGTCTCCACGCGCGCGGCGTACGCGGCCGCACTGATGAACGACTCCTGGTCGCAGAGCGACAACCCGGCGGCCGCCCTGGTCGCCTTCTTCGGCATGATGTCGCCGGAGCAGCGGGAAGCCCTCACCGACGCCGTACGTATGGTCCAGGGTCCCGAGAACCCGCCGTCCGCCCCACCACCGGAGAACCCCGCGAACCCCCCGGAGTCCGCGGAGTCAGGGGAGTCAGGGGACACCGAGGAGCCGGCCGACGCCCGGAACGCCGGGAATCCGGAGATCCCGGGCACCGAGAACCTGGGCACCGAGAACCAGGGGAAGCCCGCGAACCGGCCCCCCGCGCAGAACACGGAGGGCGGGCGATAG
- a CDS encoding amino-acid N-acetyltransferase, producing MPPEQPEVAGKPGKAVTVRRARTSDVPEVRGLLDSYVRKGILLDKATVTLYEDIQEFWVAERDDNAQLVACGALHVMWEDLAEVRTLAVNPELKGAGVGHQLLEKLLQTARWLGVRRVFCLTFEVDFFAKHGFVEIGETPVDSDVYGELLRSYDEGVAEFLGLERVKPNTLGNSRMLLHL from the coding sequence ATGCCTCCAGAGCAACCCGAAGTCGCCGGGAAACCCGGGAAAGCGGTCACCGTACGCCGGGCCCGGACCAGTGATGTCCCCGAGGTGCGCGGACTCCTCGACTCGTACGTCCGCAAGGGCATCCTGCTCGACAAAGCCACGGTCACGCTTTACGAGGACATCCAGGAGTTCTGGGTCGCGGAACGCGACGACAACGCGCAGCTCGTAGCCTGCGGGGCGCTGCATGTGATGTGGGAAGACCTCGCGGAAGTCCGCACCCTGGCCGTGAACCCCGAGCTGAAGGGCGCCGGTGTCGGGCATCAACTCCTGGAGAAGTTGCTCCAGACCGCCCGCTGGCTCGGTGTTCGGCGCGTATTCTGCCTCACCTTCGAAGTCGACTTCTTCGCGAAGCACGGCTTCGTCGAGATCGGTGAGACCCCCGTCGACTCCGATGTGTACGGCGAGCTCCTTCGTTCCTATGACGAGGGTGTCGCGGAGTTCCTCGGACTCGAACGGGTGAAACCGAACACCTTGGGCAACAGCCGGATGCTTCTGCATCTGTGA
- a CDS encoding histone-like nucleoid-structuring protein Lsr2, with the protein MAQKVQVLLVDDLDGGEADETVTFALDGKTYEIDLTTANADKLRGLLEAYVKGGRRTGGRSAGGRGKSRAAVGGSGQETAQIRAWAKENGYEVNDRGRVPANIRQAYDDAHR; encoded by the coding sequence GTGGCACAGAAGGTTCAGGTCCTTCTTGTCGACGACCTCGACGGTGGCGAGGCGGACGAGACGGTGACGTTCGCGCTGGACGGCAAGACTTACGAGATCGACCTCACCACGGCGAACGCGGACAAGCTCCGCGGGCTGCTGGAGGCGTATGTGAAGGGCGGGCGCCGCACCGGCGGCCGTTCCGCGGGCGGGCGGGGCAAGTCCCGTGCGGCCGTCGGCGGCAGCGGCCAGGAGACGGCGCAGATCCGTGCCTGGGCGAAGGAGAACGGTTACGAGGTCAACGACCGGGGCCGGGTCCCCGCGAACATCCGTCAGGCGTACGACGACGCCCACCGCTGA
- a CDS encoding SCO3374 family protein, translated as MDPTVPRPRRPLPASGPVGRWYENVLGWPTVPGPPGAGAGGAGPALLVCGVRFDVLEMPSRAADGVLRRFADGAPPGVPSAPVARSGGRTWFLMAAGGAEELPGLLEWLGWGALPEGLGLVAIGAGGRIEAPRPPGWPPHGDVTRGGAAGREGGSQGAATWMRPPEPGHAVEPTLPAPWLLPSPGAREGAPGGGGGAPDLVRLVDSAATECLRVRLGRACDQRWASSYA; from the coding sequence ATGGATCCCACCGTCCCGCGCCCCCGTCGGCCGCTCCCCGCGAGCGGTCCCGTGGGCCGGTGGTACGAGAACGTGCTGGGCTGGCCCACGGTTCCCGGTCCGCCCGGTGCGGGCGCCGGCGGGGCGGGCCCGGCGCTGCTGGTGTGCGGGGTGCGGTTCGATGTGCTGGAGATGCCGTCCCGGGCCGCCGACGGGGTGCTGCGGCGGTTCGCGGACGGGGCGCCTCCCGGTGTCCCGTCGGCTCCGGTGGCACGGTCCGGCGGGCGGACCTGGTTCCTGATGGCCGCGGGGGGCGCCGAGGAACTGCCGGGGCTGCTGGAGTGGCTGGGGTGGGGGGCGCTGCCGGAAGGGCTGGGCCTGGTGGCGATCGGCGCGGGCGGCCGGATCGAGGCGCCCCGGCCGCCTGGGTGGCCGCCCCACGGGGATGTGACCCGAGGGGGAGCCGCCGGACGGGAGGGTGGCTCACAAGGGGCCGCGACCTGGATGCGGCCCCCTGAGCCGGGGCATGCGGTGGAGCCGACGCTTCCGGCGCCTTGGCTGCTGCCGTCACCGGGTGCGCGGGAGGGCGCACCCGGGGGCGGTGGGGGCGCCCCCGACCTCGTACGGCTCGTGGACTCGGCGGCCACGGAGTGCCTGCGGGTCCGGTTGGGCCGGGCGTGCGATCAGCGGTGGGCGTCGTCGTACGCCTGA
- a CDS encoding ATP-dependent Clp protease ATP-binding subunit codes for MFERFTDRARRVVVLAQEEARMLNHNYIGTEHILLGLIHEGEGVAAKALESLGISLEAVRQQVEEIIGQGQQAPSGHIPFTPRAKKVLELSLREALQLGHNYIGTEHILLGLIREGEGVAAQVLVKLGADLNRVRQQVIQLLSGYQNKETATAGGPAEGTPSTSLVLDQFGRNLTQAARESKLDPVIGREKEIERVMQVLSRRTKNNPVLIGEPGVGKTAVVEGLAQAIVKGEVPETLKDKHLYTLDLGALVAGSRYRGDFEERLKKVLKEIRTRGDIILFIDELHTLVGAGAAEGAIDAASILKPMLARGELQTIGATTLDEYRKHLEKDAALERRFQPIQVAEPSLPHTIEILKGLRDRYEAHHRVSITDEALVQAATLADRYISDRFLPDKAIDLIDEAGSRMRIRRMTAPPDLREFDEKIAGVRRDKESAIDSQDFEKAASLRDKEKQLLAGKAKREKEWKAGDMDVVAEVDGELIAEVLATATGIPVFKLTEEESSRLLRMEDELHKRVIGQKDAIKALSQAIRRTRAGLKDPKRPGGSFIFAGPSGVGKTELSKTLAEFLFGDEDALISLDMSEFSEKHTVSRLFGSPPGYVGYEEGGQLTEKVRRKPFSVVLFDEVEKAHPDIFNSLLQILEDGRLTDSQGRVVDFKNTVIIMTTNLGTRDISKGFNLGFAAQGDVKTNYDRMKAKVNDELKQHFRPEFLNRVDDTVVFHQLTEEDIIQIVDLMIDKVDERLKDRDMGLELSPNAKSLLAKRGYDPVLGARPLRRTIQREIEDILSEKILFGELRPGHIVVVDTEGEGESKAFTFRGEEKAALPDAPPIEQATGGGAGPNLSKEA; via the coding sequence ATGTTCGAGAGGTTCACCGACCGCGCGCGGCGGGTTGTCGTCCTGGCTCAGGAAGAGGCCCGGATGCTCAACCACAACTACATCGGCACTGAGCACATCCTCCTGGGCCTGATCCATGAGGGTGAGGGTGTCGCCGCTAAGGCCCTGGAGAGCCTCGGGATTTCTCTTGAGGCGGTCCGTCAGCAGGTGGAGGAGATCATCGGTCAGGGCCAGCAGGCCCCGTCCGGTCACATCCCCTTCACCCCCCGTGCCAAGAAGGTCCTGGAGCTTTCGCTCCGCGAGGCCCTTCAGCTGGGCCACAACTACATCGGCACGGAGCACATCCTGCTCGGCCTGATCCGTGAGGGCGAGGGCGTCGCCGCCCAGGTCCTGGTCAAGCTGGGGGCAGACCTCAACCGGGTCCGCCAGCAGGTCATCCAGTTGCTGTCCGGCTACCAGAACAAGGAGACCGCCACAGCCGGCGGTCCCGCCGAGGGCACGCCCTCGACCTCCCTTGTGCTGGACCAGTTCGGCCGCAACCTCACGCAGGCCGCCCGTGAATCCAAGCTCGACCCGGTCATCGGGCGCGAGAAGGAGATCGAGCGGGTCATGCAGGTGCTGTCCCGCCGTACCAAGAACAACCCGGTCCTCATCGGCGAGCCCGGCGTCGGCAAGACCGCCGTCGTCGAGGGCCTCGCGCAGGCCATCGTCAAGGGCGAGGTGCCCGAGACCCTGAAGGACAAGCACCTCTACACCCTCGACCTCGGCGCGCTGGTCGCCGGTTCCCGCTACCGCGGTGACTTCGAGGAGCGCCTGAAGAAGGTCCTCAAGGAGATCCGCACCCGCGGCGACATCATCCTGTTCATCGACGAGCTGCACACGCTCGTCGGCGCGGGTGCCGCCGAAGGCGCGATCGACGCCGCGAGCATCCTCAAGCCGATGCTCGCGCGTGGTGAGCTCCAGACCATCGGTGCCACCACTCTCGACGAGTACCGCAAGCACCTGGAGAAGGACGCGGCCCTTGAGCGCCGCTTCCAGCCCATCCAGGTCGCCGAACCGTCGCTGCCGCACACCATCGAGATCCTCAAGGGTCTGCGCGACCGCTACGAGGCCCACCACCGCGTCTCCATCACCGATGAGGCCCTCGTCCAGGCCGCCACGCTGGCCGACCGCTACATCTCGGACCGCTTCCTGCCGGACAAGGCGATCGACCTGATCGACGAGGCCGGTTCCCGGATGCGCATCCGCCGGATGACCGCGCCGCCGGACCTCCGCGAGTTCGACGAGAAGATCGCCGGTGTCCGCCGGGACAAGGAGTCCGCGATCGACTCGCAGGACTTCGAGAAGGCCGCCTCCCTGCGCGACAAGGAGAAGCAGCTCCTCGCCGGGAAGGCCAAGCGGGAGAAGGAGTGGAAGGCCGGCGACATGGACGTCGTCGCCGAGGTCGACGGCGAGCTGATCGCCGAGGTCCTCGCGACCGCCACCGGCATCCCGGTCTTCAAGCTGACCGAGGAGGAGTCGAGCCGTCTGCTGCGCATGGAGGACGAGCTCCACAAGCGGGTCATCGGCCAGAAGGACGCCATCAAGGCGCTCTCGCAGGCGATCCGGCGTACGCGCGCGGGTCTGAAGGACCCCAAGCGTCCCGGTGGATCGTTCATCTTCGCGGGACCGTCCGGCGTCGGCAAGACCGAGCTGTCGAAGACCCTCGCCGAGTTCCTCTTCGGTGACGAGGACGCGCTGATCTCCCTCGACATGTCGGAGTTCAGCGAGAAGCACACGGTCTCGCGGCTCTTCGGCTCGCCTCCCGGTTACGTCGGCTACGAAGAGGGCGGCCAGCTCACCGAGAAGGTGCGCCGCAAGCCGTTCTCCGTCGTCCTGTTCGACGAGGTCGAGAAGGCCCACCCCGACATCTTCAACTCCCTGCTCCAGATCCTGGAGGACGGTCGGCTGACCGACTCCCAGGGCCGGGTCGTGGACTTCAAGAACACGGTCATCATCATGACGACCAACCTCGGGACCCGGGACATCTCCAAGGGCTTCAACCTGGGCTTCGCCGCCCAGGGTGACGTCAAGACCAACTACGACCGGATGAAGGCCAAGGTCAACGACGAGCTGAAGCAGCACTTCCGCCCGGAGTTCCTGAACCGTGTCGACGACACGGTGGTCTTCCACCAGCTCACCGAGGAAGACATCATCCAGATCGTCGACCTCATGATCGACAAGGTGGACGAGCGGCTGAAGGACCGGGACATGGGCCTGGAGCTCAGCCCGAACGCCAAGTCGCTGCTGGCCAAGCGCGGCTACGACCCCGTCCTGGGTGCCCGGCCGCTGCGCCGGACCATCCAGCGGGAGATCGAGGACATCCTCTCCGAGAAGATCCTCTTCGGTGAGCTGCGCCCCGGTCACATCGTGGTCGTCGACACGGAGGGCGAGGGCGAGAGCAAGGCCTTCACCTTCCGCGGCGAGGAGAAGGCCGCGCTGCCGGACGCCCCGCCGATCGAGCAGGCGACAGGCGGGGGCGCGGGCCCCAACCTGAGCAAGGAAGCGTGA